One Chitinophagales bacterium genomic window carries:
- the dnaA gene encoding chromosomal replication initiator protein DnaA, which produces MAKSQADVAKRNHEEVWKNCLKIIKDNVNHQSFKTWFEPIKPVKLENNVLTIQVPSQFFYEWLEEHYITLLRKTIKRELGNDARLEYRIVVDNSSEAAPYTINYPNYNTGENKNPEMLAPLTTGGSIKNPFIIPGLKKVNVESQLSPRLNFDSFVEGDCNRLARSAGFAVASKPPGATAFNPLVIYGGVGLGKTHLAHAIGNQFKQNFPNKTVLYVSSEKFTNQFIDALKNNAVNDFIHFYQLIDFLIVDDIQFFANKDKTQDIFFHIFNHLHQNSKQLVLTSDRAPKDLEGMEERLLSRFKWGLAADLQTPDFETRIAILEKKMYSDGIELPREVVEFVAYNISSNIRELEGALTSLLAQASLNKKEIDLDLAKKIIKNFVKSVSREVSIDYIQKTVCEHFGVPVEKLKEKTRKRQIVQARQLSMYLAKNYTKNSLKIIGKHFGGRDHSTVIHSCQAIQNLLDTDPRFRESVQELQKKIQMSIS; this is translated from the coding sequence ATGGCAAAGAGTCAAGCAGACGTAGCAAAAAGAAATCATGAAGAAGTTTGGAAGAATTGTCTGAAGATTATCAAAGACAATGTAAACCACCAGAGTTTTAAAACCTGGTTTGAACCCATCAAGCCGGTGAAGCTGGAAAACAATGTGCTTACTATCCAGGTGCCCAGTCAGTTTTTCTATGAATGGCTGGAAGAGCATTACATCACACTACTAAGAAAGACTATCAAGCGCGAACTAGGCAACGATGCCCGCTTGGAATACCGCATTGTGGTGGACAACAGCTCTGAAGCAGCACCCTACACCATTAATTATCCCAACTACAATACCGGAGAAAACAAAAATCCCGAGATGCTTGCCCCTCTTACTACGGGAGGCTCTATCAAAAATCCTTTTATCATTCCGGGATTGAAAAAAGTGAATGTAGAATCTCAGCTCAGTCCCCGGCTGAATTTTGACTCGTTCGTGGAAGGCGATTGCAACAGGCTGGCCCGTTCGGCTGGTTTTGCGGTAGCATCCAAACCTCCGGGTGCGACCGCCTTCAATCCCTTGGTAATTTATGGCGGAGTTGGTTTAGGCAAAACCCACCTGGCCCATGCCATTGGCAACCAGTTTAAACAAAACTTCCCCAACAAAACCGTACTGTACGTCTCTTCCGAAAAATTTACCAACCAGTTTATTGACGCACTGAAAAATAATGCTGTCAATGACTTCATCCACTTCTACCAGCTCATTGATTTTCTGATTGTGGATGACATTCAGTTTTTCGCCAACAAAGACAAAACACAGGATATCTTCTTCCACATTTTTAATCATCTGCATCAAAACAGCAAACAGCTGGTACTCACCTCCGATCGCGCCCCCAAAGACCTGGAGGGAATGGAAGAGCGGCTGTTGTCTCGCTTTAAATGGGGCTTAGCGGCTGACCTGCAAACGCCTGATTTTGAAACCCGCATTGCCATCCTGGAAAAGAAAATGTACAGTGACGGTATAGAGCTGCCCCGTGAAGTGGTAGAGTTTGTGGCCTATAACATCAGCAGCAACATACGCGAGCTGGAGGGAGCTCTCACTTCCCTGCTGGCTCAAGCATCGCTGAACAAAAAAGAAATAGACCTTGACCTGGCCAAAAAGATTATTAAAAACTTTGTAAAGAGTGTTTCGCGCGAGGTCTCCATTGACTATATACAAAAAACAGTGTGCGAACACTTTGGCGTACCGGTAGAAAAATTGAAGGAAAAAACCCGTAAAAGACAAATCGTTCAAGCCAGGCAACTGTCTATGTATCTGGCAAAGAATTACACAAAAAACTCCCTGAAAATAATCGGCAAACATTTTGGCGGGCGCGATCACAGCACCGTGATTCATTCCTGTCAGGCTATACAAAACCTGCTGGATACCGACCCCCGGTTCAGGGAAAGTGTGCAGGAGCTGCAGAAGAAAATACAAATGAGCATAAGCTAA
- a CDS encoding reactive intermediate/imine deaminase yields the protein MSSERTTTDQAPEPVGLYPHSRRVGNLLFLSGIGPREPGTNRIPGNEYDQHGNLIRYDIVQQCHAVFKNVKAVLEASGSSWDKLVDVTVFLINMKQDFEAYNRIYAEYFRENQPCRTTVEVVSLPTPIAIELKCIATI from the coding sequence ATGAGCTCCGAACGTACTACTACCGACCAAGCGCCTGAACCCGTGGGCTTATATCCGCACAGCCGCAGGGTGGGCAATCTGCTCTTTCTTTCGGGAATAGGCCCCCGTGAACCGGGTACCAACCGCATTCCCGGCAATGAATATGACCAGCATGGTAATCTCATTCGTTATGACATTGTACAACAGTGCCATGCTGTGTTCAAAAACGTTAAGGCTGTTCTGGAAGCCAGCGGTTCAAGCTGGGATAAGCTGGTGGATGTGACGGTGTTTCTCATCAATATGAAGCAGGACTTTGAGGCCTACAACCGCATATATGCTGAATATTTCAGAGAAAATCAGCCCTGCCGCACTACGGTAGAAGTGGTGAGTTTACCTACTCCTATTGCCATTGAGCTCAAATGTATAGCTACGATTTAG
- a CDS encoding undecaprenyl-phosphate alpha-N-acetylglucosaminyl 1-phosphate transferase produces MSSDPMLAALFYATFFAIAVCFSVLINFLILRFSRNLGMRNIRNNQFGGMRWGSTSKPSVGGFSFYIIFLISISVLGVIPVEDQGYFNKQLIGLLVACSMGFLLGLADDAYNTNPLVKFIGQFTCANLLVATNFQIAVTPLPEINYIITVLWVIGLMNSINMLDNMDAITASVSVCIILGAIALIILNGDIDNVYLIIMLGVLGALTGFLFFNWHPSKIYMGDTGSQFLGVFLAAISILFFWNYRESYTGFIELRQFLIPMLLFIIPLIDTTTVVIRRLARRQSPFVGGKDHITHQLAYLGLSDRWVAIVLSLVSLVSVFLVVFIYTNLGNWHARMTFLTLGYFALVFIVFQILYDMGRRKHEQRPKS; encoded by the coding sequence ATGAGTAGCGACCCTATGCTGGCAGCTCTTTTTTATGCCACCTTTTTTGCTATTGCAGTTTGCTTTTCGGTGCTGATTAACTTTCTGATATTGCGTTTTTCCCGCAATCTCGGCATGCGCAATATCCGGAATAATCAGTTTGGAGGAATGCGCTGGGGCTCTACTTCGAAACCCTCGGTAGGAGGATTTTCTTTCTACATTATTTTTCTGATTTCCATATCGGTGCTGGGAGTGATACCCGTAGAGGATCAGGGGTATTTCAATAAGCAGCTCATCGGACTGCTGGTGGCTTGCAGCATGGGCTTTCTGTTAGGGCTGGCGGATGATGCGTACAATACCAATCCGCTGGTAAAGTTTATAGGCCAGTTTACCTGCGCCAATCTGCTGGTAGCCACAAACTTTCAGATTGCGGTCACTCCGCTGCCCGAAATCAATTACATCATCACTGTATTATGGGTTATCGGACTAATGAACTCTATAAATATGCTGGATAATATGGATGCGATAACGGCATCGGTTTCAGTTTGTATAATCCTTGGGGCAATTGCTCTGATCATTCTCAACGGGGATATTGATAATGTGTATCTGATTATTATGCTGGGTGTACTGGGAGCTCTTACCGGCTTTTTGTTTTTTAACTGGCATCCCTCCAAAATTTATATGGGCGACACAGGAAGTCAGTTTTTAGGGGTGTTTCTGGCAGCTATCAGCATATTGTTCTTCTGGAATTATCGCGAGAGTTACACGGGCTTTATTGAACTGCGCCAGTTTCTGATACCCATGCTGTTATTTATTATTCCGCTTATTGACACGACAACGGTAGTGATAAGAAGACTTGCCCGCAGGCAATCGCCTTTTGTGGGGGGGAAAGACCACATTACGCATCAGCTGGCTTACCTGGGTCTTTCTGATCGCTGGGTAGCCATCGTATTATCTCTGGTGTCCCTGGTTTCGGTTTTTCTTGTAGTGTTTATCTACACCAACCTGGGCAACTGGCATGCTCGGATGACCTTCCTCACGCTGGGCTACTTTGCTCTGGTGTTCATCGTCTTCCAGATTCTTTATGACATGGGCAGAAGGAAGCATGAGCAAAGGCCTAAATCGTAG
- a CDS encoding 2-hydroxymuconic semialdehyde dehydrogenase — protein MRHKILNYINGKLIPSGNNHFLDNINPATGTVYSRLPDSEAADVADAVAAAEKAFAEWSTCRAEVRARYLNRIADLIAQRLDDFARAETTDTGKPLQLSRTVDIPRAVRNFRFFAAGALHFASESHWNAGTSFHFTLRQPVGVAGCISPWNLPLYLLSWKIAPALAAGCTVVAKPSELTPMTAFLLAKVCMQAGLPKGVLNIVHGYGNKAGHALCAHPGVKAISFTGGTHTGKAIAQTTAAHFKKLSLELGGKNPTIIFADCDFDKMLDTTLRSSFSNQGQICLCGSRILIEESLYPEFRKAFIERVKKLKVGDPLSKSTDLGAVISTTHLEKIMRYITLAQHDGGTLLTGGRLVKPKGRCRNGYFAEPTVMEGVDPHCAINQEEVFGPVVTLLPFKTEEEALAVANGTPYGLAATLWTRNLSRALRIAEQIQSGIVWINCWMERDLRTPFGGVKQSGVGREGGWEAFRFFTEPKNVCIQP, from the coding sequence GTGAGGCACAAAATTTTAAACTACATTAATGGTAAGCTTATTCCCTCCGGAAACAACCATTTCCTGGACAACATCAATCCCGCTACCGGCACGGTGTACTCCCGGCTTCCCGACTCCGAAGCAGCTGATGTGGCTGATGCCGTAGCCGCGGCGGAAAAGGCCTTTGCCGAATGGTCAACCTGTCGGGCCGAAGTGCGTGCCCGCTACTTAAATCGCATTGCCGACTTAATAGCGCAGCGCCTGGATGATTTTGCCCGTGCAGAAACCACCGATACGGGCAAGCCCCTGCAACTTTCCCGCACGGTGGATATCCCAAGGGCTGTACGCAACTTTCGTTTTTTTGCTGCCGGTGCCCTTCACTTTGCATCCGAGTCACACTGGAATGCCGGCACATCATTTCACTTTACCCTCAGGCAGCCGGTGGGTGTAGCCGGATGCATCTCTCCGTGGAACCTTCCGCTTTACCTGCTAAGCTGGAAAATTGCTCCCGCTCTCGCAGCCGGATGCACCGTGGTGGCCAAGCCCTCTGAGCTCACACCCATGACTGCCTTTCTGCTGGCAAAAGTTTGCATGCAGGCGGGTTTACCCAAAGGCGTACTGAACATCGTGCATGGGTATGGCAATAAAGCAGGCCACGCCCTTTGCGCACATCCCGGTGTAAAAGCCATTTCTTTCACCGGAGGCACACACACCGGAAAAGCCATAGCTCAAACCACAGCAGCACATTTCAAAAAACTCTCCCTTGAACTGGGAGGCAAAAACCCCACCATCATTTTTGCTGATTGCGATTTTGATAAAATGTTGGACACCACACTGCGCTCTTCTTTTTCCAACCAGGGGCAAATCTGCCTGTGCGGATCACGCATCTTGATTGAAGAATCCCTTTATCCCGAGTTCAGAAAAGCCTTCATCGAAAGGGTGAAAAAACTCAAAGTGGGCGACCCCCTTTCAAAAAGCACTGACCTGGGAGCCGTCATTTCAACGACACATCTGGAAAAAATCATGCGCTACATCACATTGGCCCAACATGACGGGGGCACACTTCTTACGGGTGGACGGCTGGTGAAACCTAAAGGAAGATGCCGCAACGGCTATTTCGCTGAGCCCACAGTTATGGAAGGGGTTGACCCCCACTGTGCCATCAACCAGGAAGAGGTATTTGGACCTGTAGTGACTCTGCTCCCCTTTAAAACCGAAGAGGAGGCATTGGCTGTTGCCAACGGCACACCCTACGGACTTGCAGCTACCTTATGGACCCGCAACCTAAGCCGCGCACTCCGTATAGCCGAGCAAATACAATCGGGTATTGTATGGATAAATTGCTGGATGGAACGTGACCTGCGAACACCTTTTGGAGGAGTAAAACAATCCGGTGTCGGACGGGAAGGCGGATGGGAAGCCTTTCGTTTTTTCACAGAGCCCAAAAATGTGTGCATTCAACCATGA
- a CDS encoding tyrosine protein kinase, which yields MKSQTSLIAYIQEMLGEDFNIALFLSIVRKNLIWVLLLVLTACTGVFLYLRYTIPTYEASSMLMLKRERSLRSELMGVKDVLATSFEEASMEIQLLGSKYFVHRVISKLPFDISYYKEGRTKLVSSELYTATPFTVQVLQIKDPIVYGKEFYIEMLNDKTFILRYSFENQSYREILSYDKFFETPLFEINVSISPAARANLREHLGKTYFFRINDLNTLAEEIASRITIVPIDPKTKTIQIKYQDKNKTKAMDLVNALAAEFVVFDVERQAESADQILAFLDTEIDTFSQVLRNYQDTLKQYRLAKKFMDPAQEMTSLISGLRSLEQQKLSYMFDLRVIDWFYNYIGNLTDLDAISSGLLGSELSDIKSYISTIKSLERQKDQMLLNVSPEHPNVRLLEDDILKVKNEMLNDLDNIVVQKNYRLQMLDEQYQRYLTRLLLLPEEQEEYARLQQRYQELWNYYKLLTDKQSEYRLAKAGMVSDYIVLNTASVPEDPIGPPTAYLWGIAITVGLMLGFLLIVVRYLLHDAIITVDTIHKHSKASVLGIVPTVFEDIPVSGIVVTQNPKSVITEAFRVLRNNLQFIDNSPGPKTIAVTSTISGEGKTFISINIAAILSLLDKRVIIVDVDMRRPRLSKIFNVDNSSGMSTILIGRDKVEDCIRKTELRNVDFITSGPIPPNPAELILSHRLEESLDYLKTKYDYIIFDTPPLGLVTDGFEVIKKVDYPIYVFRAEYSSKTFIANVNKLIEEKGIKRLSVILNDVGRGVSGYHYGGYSYRYSYSYGYMYTYMDSGYYTSAPPPKKSFLKKLFGKS from the coding sequence ATGAAAAGTCAGACTTCATTGATAGCCTATATTCAGGAGATGCTGGGAGAGGACTTTAATATTGCCCTCTTCCTGTCTATCGTGCGTAAGAACCTGATATGGGTGCTGCTGCTGGTGCTGACTGCCTGTACGGGGGTGTTTCTTTATCTGCGATACACTATTCCTACCTATGAAGCCTCCTCCATGCTGATGCTTAAAAGGGAGCGTTCACTGCGCAGTGAGCTGATGGGCGTAAAAGATGTGCTGGCAACTTCTTTTGAGGAGGCTTCTATGGAAATTCAGTTGCTGGGCTCAAAGTATTTTGTGCACCGGGTGATTTCTAAACTGCCGTTTGATATCAGCTATTATAAGGAAGGGCGCACCAAGCTGGTTTCTTCTGAGTTGTATACCGCTACACCCTTCACAGTTCAGGTGTTGCAGATTAAAGATCCGATTGTGTACGGCAAGGAGTTTTACATTGAAATGCTCAATGATAAAACATTTATCCTTCGCTATTCTTTTGAAAATCAAAGCTACCGAGAGATACTCAGCTATGATAAATTTTTTGAAACACCTTTGTTTGAAATTAATGTATCTATTTCCCCGGCCGCCAGAGCCAATCTTCGTGAACATCTTGGGAAAACGTATTTCTTTAGAATCAATGATCTGAATACGCTGGCCGAAGAAATTGCCTCCCGCATTACCATTGTACCCATTGATCCGAAAACCAAAACCATACAGATAAAATATCAGGATAAAAACAAAACCAAGGCCATGGATCTGGTGAATGCCCTGGCTGCCGAGTTTGTGGTGTTTGATGTAGAACGACAGGCAGAAAGTGCTGACCAGATTCTTGCTTTTCTGGATACAGAAATTGATACCTTTTCTCAGGTGCTCCGCAACTATCAGGATACCCTTAAACAATACAGGCTGGCAAAAAAATTTATGGATCCCGCGCAAGAGATGACCAGCCTGATATCCGGTCTTAGGTCTTTGGAACAGCAAAAGCTGAGTTATATGTTTGACCTCCGGGTAATTGACTGGTTTTACAACTACATAGGCAATCTCACTGATCTGGATGCCATCTCATCAGGTCTGCTGGGCAGCGAGCTGTCAGATATAAAATCATACATATCCACCATAAAAAGTCTGGAGCGGCAGAAAGACCAGATGCTGCTCAATGTTTCGCCTGAGCATCCAAACGTGAGGCTGCTGGAGGATGATATTTTAAAGGTGAAAAATGAAATGCTCAACGACCTGGATAATATTGTTGTGCAGAAGAATTACCGTCTCCAGATGCTGGATGAGCAATATCAGCGATATCTGACGCGCCTACTGCTGTTGCCCGAGGAGCAGGAGGAATATGCACGACTGCAGCAGCGCTATCAGGAGCTATGGAATTACTATAAGTTGCTCACGGATAAACAATCGGAATACCGCCTGGCGAAGGCCGGTATGGTTTCAGATTATATTGTGTTAAACACAGCCTCTGTGCCCGAGGATCCCATAGGGCCGCCTACCGCTTATCTGTGGGGCATAGCGATTACCGTAGGCCTGATGCTTGGGTTTTTGCTTATTGTAGTGCGTTATCTGCTGCATGATGCCATTATCACGGTGGATACGATTCATAAGCATTCCAAAGCCTCTGTATTGGGTATTGTGCCCACTGTATTTGAGGATATCCCCGTTTCCGGCATTGTTGTTACACAAAATCCCAAATCCGTTATCACAGAGGCTTTCCGGGTTCTGCGCAACAACCTGCAGTTTATTGATAATTCTCCGGGTCCCAAAACCATTGCCGTGACTTCCACAATTTCCGGAGAAGGGAAAACCTTTATCTCTATCAATATTGCAGCTATCCTGTCTTTGCTGGATAAAAGGGTGATTATCGTGGATGTGGATATGCGCAGACCACGGCTAAGCAAGATCTTTAATGTAGACAATTCTTCCGGTATGAGCACCATCCTTATCGGACGCGATAAGGTGGAGGATTGTATCCGCAAGACAGAGCTCCGTAATGTAGATTTTATTACTTCAGGCCCCATTCCTCCCAATCCTGCCGAGCTTATTCTTTCTCATCGGCTGGAGGAATCCCTGGACTACCTGAAAACAAAGTATGACTATATTATTTTTGACACGCCACCGTTGGGTCTGGTCACAGATGGCTTTGAGGTGATTAAAAAAGTGGATTACCCGATCTATGTGTTCAGGGCTGAATACTCCAGCAAAACTTTCATTGCCAACGTAAACAAGCTCATTGAAGAAAAGGGAATAAAGCGGCTGTCCGTTATCCTGAACGATGTGGGCAGAGGCGTATCGGGATATCACTACGGAGGATACTCCTACCGCTATAGTTACAGCTATGGCTATATGTACACCTATATGGATTCGGGATATTACACCAGCGCGCCTCCACCCAAAAAGTCATTTTTGAAAAAATTATTCGGGAAGTCATAA
- a CDS encoding glycosyl transferase family 1, with the protein MPKVLRIINRLNLGGPTYNAAYLTRHLDKRYETMLLAGMRDETEASSEFILEKMGITPVYISGMYRSIHPANDWHAFRQIKRIIRQYQPDIVHTHAAKAGALGRMAAYQCAVPVIVHTFHGHVFHSYFNPVKTRLFIRIERYLARISTGIIAISNLQKQELSAIYRICKPDKISVIPLGFDLQRFQEDSEAKRKRFRQRFGLKDEEVAIGIVGRLVPVKNHTLFLRAARILLNQTQGHVRIFIVGDGEERPRLLQLATQLGMSYDLPQQERGSPLVFTSWIREIDEVMAGLDVVALTSHNEGTPVSLIEAQAAGRPVVSTAVGGIEDVVVPGKSAFLSPAGDITAFAENLLRLVNNPSLRQQMGSEGRRFVMGRFSFKRLVDDTTALYDRLLAEKGYGRM; encoded by the coding sequence ATGCCTAAAGTGCTCAGAATTATCAATCGCCTCAATCTGGGGGGGCCAACCTATAATGCGGCATATCTGACCCGGCATCTGGATAAGCGTTATGAGACAATGCTGCTTGCCGGCATGCGGGATGAAACAGAAGCCAGCTCAGAGTTTATACTTGAAAAGATGGGTATCACTCCCGTATATATATCAGGTATGTATCGCTCCATTCATCCGGCAAACGACTGGCATGCTTTCCGTCAAATCAAACGGATTATCCGGCAATACCAACCGGATATCGTACATACACATGCAGCCAAAGCAGGAGCTCTGGGCCGGATGGCCGCTTATCAGTGTGCTGTCCCCGTTATTGTGCACACGTTTCACGGACATGTATTTCACTCTTATTTTAATCCCGTCAAGACCCGATTATTTATCCGCATTGAAAGATATCTTGCGCGTATCAGCACGGGCATTATTGCAATAAGCAATCTGCAAAAGCAGGAATTGTCTGCGATTTATCGTATTTGTAAGCCCGATAAAATCAGCGTGATACCGCTTGGATTTGACCTGCAAAGATTTCAGGAAGACAGTGAGGCAAAAAGAAAACGATTCAGGCAACGGTTTGGATTGAAGGATGAAGAGGTGGCTATTGGTATAGTGGGGCGGTTGGTACCGGTTAAGAATCACACGCTATTTCTGCGGGCTGCCAGAATACTGCTGAATCAAACGCAGGGTCATGTGAGGATATTCATCGTAGGTGACGGGGAGGAACGTCCACGATTGCTTCAGCTAGCCACACAACTGGGTATGTCTTACGATCTGCCGCAGCAAGAGAGGGGCTCACCGCTGGTATTTACTTCATGGATAAGGGAAATAGATGAAGTAATGGCCGGTCTTGACGTGGTGGCTCTGACTTCCCATAATGAAGGCACACCGGTAAGTCTAATTGAAGCGCAGGCAGCAGGCCGCCCGGTGGTGTCAACGGCTGTAGGGGGTATTGAAGATGTAGTCGTGCCCGGCAAATCAGCTTTTTTATCTCCGGCAGGTGATATAACAGCTTTTGCCGAAAACCTGCTGCGGCTGGTAAACAATCCGTCTCTTCGTCAGCAGATGGGTTCAGAAGGAAGGCGTTTTGTAATGGGGCGGTTCAGCTTTAAACGGCTGGTGGATGATACCACAGCCCTTTATGACCGCTTGCTTGCTGAAAAAGGCTATGGCAGGATGTAA